Proteins from a single region of Urocitellus parryii isolate mUroPar1 chromosome 4, mUroPar1.hap1, whole genome shotgun sequence:
- the LOC113191381 gene encoding olfactory receptor 51H1-like, whose translation MAGNNHSHFQHPYFVLTGIPGLEQEYYWMAFPLGAIYVIALFGNGVIISTIKSEPSLHIPMYYFLCMLAFADMGLTLCTLPSMLGIFWFNYKFIAFDACLVQMYFIHTFSAIESGVLVAMAIDRVVAIWNPLRYSTILTNRVVCKTGVAILSRAVCVVFPVPFLIKRLPFYRSNILSHSFCLHQDVMRLACASTRVNSLYGLIAVIFTKGSDSLSILLSYVFILRTVMALASREGRWKALNTCVSHICAVLIFYVPLIGVSVIHRFGKHLSPLTHALMANAYLLVPPVLNPIVYTVKTKEIRKKIIQIFVQTKITAEG comes from the coding sequence ATGGCAGGTAATAACCACTCCCACTTTCAACACCCATACTTTGTCTTAACTGGAATTCCAGGACTTGAACAGGAGTATTACTGGATGGCATTCCCTCTGGGTGCCATATATGTCATTGCTCTCTTTGGCAATGGCGTCATCATCTCCACCATCAAGTCTGAACCATCCCTGCATATCCCCATGTACTACTTTCTGTGTATGCTGGCCTTTGCAGACATGGGGCTCACTCTTTGTACTTTGCCTTCTATGCTAGGCATATTCTGGTTCAACTACAAGTTCATTGCCTTTGATGCCTGTCTTGTTCAGATGTATTTCATCCACACCTTTTCAGCCATTGAGTCAGGTGTGCTGGTGGCCATGGCCATTGATCGCGTAGTGGCCATCTGGAACCCCCTTAGGTACAGCACCATCCTAACCAACAGAGTGGTCTGCAAAACGGGGGTGGCCATTTTGTCAAGGGCAGTCTGCGTGGTCTTCCCAGTGCCTTTTCTCATCAAGCGGCTTCCCTTCTACCGCTCCAACATCCTCTCCCACTCCTTCTGCCTCCACCAAGACGTCATGCGCCTTGCCTGTGCCAGCACCCGTGTCAACAGTCTCTATGGCCTCATTGCTGTTATCTTCACCAAAGGTTCAGATTCCCTCTCTATCCTCCTCTCTTATGTGTTCATACTCCGGACGGTGATGGCTCTTGCCTCCAGGGAGGGCCGGTGGAAGGCACTCAACACCTGTGTTTCACACATCTGTGCTGTGCTCATCTTCTATGTGCCACTGATTGGGGTTTCTGTCATTCATCGCTTTGGAAAGCACCTGTCACCACTGACCCATGCCCTCATGGCTAATGCTTACCTTCTAGTACCTCCTGTGCTCAACCCCATAGTCTATACTGTGAAGACCAAAGAAATCCGAAAGAAGATCATCCAGATATTTGTTCAAACCAAGATTACTGCAGAGGGATAA